The region ATTCTCGAAGAACTCAGGGCGCTTGGGTTTAAAAACAACATAAGAAAAATTCACGGAAAGACAGGATTGCACATTGCTTATAATGATGTCCCTATTGCCGTCAACAGGGGAGTCAATGAATTAGATGTTCCGGTGATCCAGGAGCTATTAAATGATTGCGACTGTGTGTTTTTGAATGGGGAAATTCCATCATCGTGTGCGAGAAAGATTATTGAACTTTGCAGAGAGAAAAAGATTTTTGTGGATGTTGGCCCGCTTGCCAATTTTGATTTTGACCTTAAGCAAGCAGCAAGGGACATTTTGGTTATTGGTAATGAGAAAGAATGCAGCAGAATTAATTGTGATGTGGTCAAACTTGGGCCAAAAGGGGCAGTTTTTGGCTCTATCAAGATTTCTGGAGATGGCAGGGATTATGTTTATAGGACGGGCTGTGGAGATGTTTTTGATGTGGTTCTGATGGCAAATTTGTTGAATAATGAAAAAATAAGCGTGGCACTCAATCGCGCTGTCAAGGAGGCGGAAAAAATGGCACGAACTGTAAAAGGGGCTTTCAGCAAGATGAAA is a window of Pseudothermotoga elfii DSM 9442 = NBRC 107921 DNA encoding:
- a CDS encoding carbohydrate kinase family protein; protein product: MKIAVFGGTFWDVYIYGQQVHKAEVIEMCGGSGLNIAFGLWRLGFDIEFFSNVGSDYRADLILEELRALGFKNNIRKIHGKTGLHIAYNDVPIAVNRGVNELDVPVIQELLNDCDCVFLNGEIPSSCARKIIELCREKKIFVDVGPLANFDFDLKQAARDILVIGNEKECSRINCDVVKLGPKGAVFGSIKISGDGRDYVYRTGCGDVFDVVLMANLLNNEKISVALNRAVKEAEKMARTVKGAFSKMKNLGEKA